A single genomic interval of Electrophorus electricus isolate fEleEle1 chromosome 4, fEleEle1.pri, whole genome shotgun sequence harbors:
- the gdf6b gene encoding growth/differentiation factor 6-B → MHARRPSGFFFTFLLQYLCLHTMTIHFYISPKCTADAKVVTDGQVPPSYAKDALSVPALSRRKHLQRALKNSVEPHDYMLSIYKTFSAAEKLGLNASFFRASKAANTITSFVDNGQDNPLNSPLWKQTYLFDVSTLSDKVELLGAELRIYTKVSKSFIASEPGPVEIQLYSCQSHTLLNSKTLDLEDSHKQRWEVLDVWDIFTEHRLHAQGKHFCLELRAALDNPERQTDLQHLGFHRHGRPHRKKAILVVFTRSKKRQGLFHERREKIKLLYPDRAGAEKAPRPKPWRKRRAASIGRHGKRHGKRSKSRCSKKPLHVNFRELGWDDWVIAPLEYEAYHCEGVCDFPLRSHLEPTNHAIIQTLMNSMDPGNMPPSCCVPSKLSPISILYTDAGNNVVYKQYEDMVVESCGCR, encoded by the exons ATGCACGCCCGCCGACCATCAGGattcttttttacttttctctTGCAATACCTGTGTCTTCACACAATGACTATTCACTTTTACATCTCCCCAAAATGCACAGCAGACGCCAAGGTTGTCACTGACGGCCAAGTACCGCCGAGCTACGCTAAAGACGCGCTTTCAGTACCAGCGTTATCCAGAAGAAAACATTTGCAACGGGCGCTAAAAAACTCAGTTGAACCACATGACTACATGCTTTCTATTTATAAGACATTTTCTGCTGCAGAGAAGCTGGGACTGAATGCCAGTTTTTTCCGTGCCTCCAAAGCTGCGAACACCATTACGAGTTTTGTGGATAATGGGCAAG aTAACCCTTTGAATTCTCCACTATGGAAACAGACATATTTGTTTGATGTTTCAACTCTCTCTGATAAAGTGGAACTGCTGGGGGCTGAACTGAGAATATACACAAAAGTCTCCAAAAGCTTCATAGCATCCGAACCAGGTCCAGTGGAGATTCAGCTCTATTCCTGCCAGTCCCACACACTTCTGAACTCCAAAACCCTAGACTTGGAAGACTCTCACAAACAAAGATGGGAGGTTCTAGATGTGTGGGACATTTTTACTGAGCATCGCCTGCACGCCCAAGGGAAGCACTTCTGTCTGGAGCTTAGGGCTGCCCTCGACAACCCTGAGAGGCAAACAGACCTGCAGCATCTCGGATTTCACAGACACGGTCGGCCGCATCGAAAGAAAGCCATCCTGGTGGTGTTCACCAGGTCGAAGAAGAGGCAGGGCCTTTTCCACGAGAGGAGGGAGAAGATCAAACTGTTGTACCCGGACCGGGCTGGAGCAGAGAAAGCTCCCCGCCCAAAACCCTGGAGGAAGCGCCGCGCAGCCTCCATCGGCCGGCATGGCAAGCGGCATGGCAAAAGGTCCAAGTCCAGATGCAGCAAGAAGCCACTACATGTCAACTTCAGGGAGCTGGGCTGGGATGACTGGGTCATCGCACCCCTAGAGTACGAGGCGTACCACTGCGAGGGCGTGTGCGACTTTCCTCTCAGGTCCCACCTGGAGCCTACCAACCACGCCATCATCCAGACGCTGATGAACTCCATGGACCCTGGCAACATGCCACCCAGCTGCTGCGTTCCGTCCAAGCTCAGCCCCATTAGCATCCTGTATACAGACGCCGGCAACAACGTGGTGTACAAACAGTACGAGGACATGGTGGTGGAGTCATGTGGGTGTAGGTGA